The following coding sequences lie in one Xyrauchen texanus isolate HMW12.3.18 chromosome 25, RBS_HiC_50CHRs, whole genome shotgun sequence genomic window:
- the LOC127619049 gene encoding uncharacterized protein LOC127619049 isoform X3 codes for MLVVVTLVCLIDLSSAHPIIQKDVLDELVTETNSERETLNMLNVTEVAMITTTPQVQQPKERTATQSSSESESSEQSESVEDVSETSEEQDTSEQTSESLETTFQQHTASDDLRDDSRGSEENIRRSWVRVHSLHFDKHAVTLDVTADTVTDVATAAVATEAVETLTDGVIRSSPTAQTLGVTAAVDVQMDSAASKSVESDEADLQQLNMCKDQADHDECIDGGFANDGGDHQRDFHHGALSLDERPRNIPFTRAHFQPSEI; via the exons ATGTTGGTTGTTGTCACACTCGTTTGTCTGATTGACCTCTCATCAGCTCATCCA ATCATTCAGAAAGATGTTTTGGACGAGTTGGTCACCGAGACAAACTCTGAACGAGAAACACTTAACATGCTCAAT GTGACTGAAGTGGCAATGATCACCACCACACCTCAAGTGCAGCAACCCAAAGAGAGA aCTGCAACACAAAGTTCATCAGAATCTGAAAGTTCTGAGCAGAGCGAGTCAGTGGAAGATGTATCAGAG ACTTCTGAGGAGCAAGACACCTCTGAGCAG ACCTCTGAATCGTTGGAGACAACT TTTCAGCAACACACAGCTTCAGATGATCTGAGAGATGACAGTCGAGGAAGCGAGGAGAACATCCGCCGG AGTTGGGTTCGAGTTCACAGCCTTCACTTTGATAAGCACGCGGTGACTCTAGACGTGACCGCAGACACGGTGACTGACGTAGCAACTGCAGCTGTTGCGACTGAAGCAGTAGAGACGTTAACTGATGGAGTAATCCGCAGCTCTCCGACAGCTCAGACGCTTGGAGTTACCGCAGCTGTAGATGTGCAGATGGATAGTgctgccagcaagagcgtggagAGTGATGAGGCGGATCTACAGCAACTGAACATGTGCAAAGATCAAGCAGATCATGATGAATGCATCGATGGTGGATTCGCTAATGATGGCGGCGACCACCAGAGGGATTTTCACCATGGTGCACTGAGTCTGGATGAGCGTCCCAGAAATATACCTTTTACACGAGCCCACTTTCAGCCATCAGaaatataa
- the LOC127619049 gene encoding uncharacterized protein LOC127619049 isoform X2, with the protein MLVVVTLVCLIDLSSAHPIIQKDVLDELVTETNSERETLNMLNVTEVAMITTTPQVQQPKERVNQSIKRNTATQSSSESESSEQSESVEDVSETSEEQDTSEQTSESLETTFQQHTASDDLRDDSRGSEENIRRSWVRVHSLHFDKHAVTLDVTADTVTDVATAAVATEAVETLTDGVIRSSPTAQTLGVTAAVDVQMDSAASKSVESDEADLQQLNMCKDQADHDECIDGGFANDGGDHQRDFHHGALSLDERPRNIPFTRAHFQPSEI; encoded by the exons ATGTTGGTTGTTGTCACACTCGTTTGTCTGATTGACCTCTCATCAGCTCATCCA ATCATTCAGAAAGATGTTTTGGACGAGTTGGTCACCGAGACAAACTCTGAACGAGAAACACTTAACATGCTCAAT GTGACTGAAGTGGCAATGATCACCACCACACCTCAAGTGCAGCAACCCAAAGAGAGAGTAAATCAGTCTATAAAACGAAAT aCTGCAACACAAAGTTCATCAGAATCTGAAAGTTCTGAGCAGAGCGAGTCAGTGGAAGATGTATCAGAG ACTTCTGAGGAGCAAGACACCTCTGAGCAG ACCTCTGAATCGTTGGAGACAACT TTTCAGCAACACACAGCTTCAGATGATCTGAGAGATGACAGTCGAGGAAGCGAGGAGAACATCCGCCGG AGTTGGGTTCGAGTTCACAGCCTTCACTTTGATAAGCACGCGGTGACTCTAGACGTGACCGCAGACACGGTGACTGACGTAGCAACTGCAGCTGTTGCGACTGAAGCAGTAGAGACGTTAACTGATGGAGTAATCCGCAGCTCTCCGACAGCTCAGACGCTTGGAGTTACCGCAGCTGTAGATGTGCAGATGGATAGTgctgccagcaagagcgtggagAGTGATGAGGCGGATCTACAGCAACTGAACATGTGCAAAGATCAAGCAGATCATGATGAATGCATCGATGGTGGATTCGCTAATGATGGCGGCGACCACCAGAGGGATTTTCACCATGGTGCACTGAGTCTGGATGAGCGTCCCAGAAATATACCTTTTACACGAGCCCACTTTCAGCCATCAGaaatataa
- the LOC127619049 gene encoding uncharacterized protein LOC127619049 isoform X1 has protein sequence MLNVTEVAMITTTPQVQQPKERVNQSIKRNTATQSSSESESSEQSESVEDVSETSEEQDTSEQTSESLETTFQQHTASDDLRDDSRGSEENIRRSWVRVHSLHFDKHAVTLDVTADTVTDVATAAVATEAVETLTDGVIRSSPTAQTLGVTAAVDVQMDSAASKSVESDEADLQQLNMCKDQADHDECIDGGFANDGGDHQRDFHHGALSLDERPRNIPFTRAHFQPSEI, from the exons ATGCTCAAT GTGACTGAAGTGGCAATGATCACCACCACACCTCAAGTGCAGCAACCCAAAGAGAGAGTAAATCAGTCTATAAAACGAAAT aCTGCAACACAAAGTTCATCAGAATCTGAAAGTTCTGAGCAGAGCGAGTCAGTGGAAGATGTATCAGAG ACTTCTGAGGAGCAAGACACCTCTGAGCAG ACCTCTGAATCGTTGGAGACAACT TTTCAGCAACACACAGCTTCAGATGATCTGAGAGATGACAGTCGAGGAAGCGAGGAGAACATCCGCCGG AGTTGGGTTCGAGTTCACAGCCTTCACTTTGATAAGCACGCGGTGACTCTAGACGTGACCGCAGACACGGTGACTGACGTAGCAACTGCAGCTGTTGCGACTGAAGCAGTAGAGACGTTAACTGATGGAGTAATCCGCAGCTCTCCGACAGCTCAGACGCTTGGAGTTACCGCAGCTGTAGATGTGCAGATGGATAGTgctgccagcaagagcgtggagAGTGATGAGGCGGATCTACAGCAACTGAACATGTGCAAAGATCAAGCAGATCATGATGAATGCATCGATGGTGGATTCGCTAATGATGGCGGCGACCACCAGAGGGATTTTCACCATGGTGCACTGAGTCTGGATGAGCGTCCCAGAAATATACCTTTTACACGAGCCCACTTTCAGCCATCAGaaatataa